A window of Pseudomonas monteilii contains these coding sequences:
- a CDS encoding flagellar basal body-associated protein FliL, whose protein sequence is MAKTEDTKEPGAKKGKLKLILLLVVGLLLAVGLSVGATWFFMHKSEPAPAADPAQANAKPAAIYEALTPAFVVNFNQNGRQRYMQVSITLQARNQADLDALKVHMPVIRNNLVMMFSGQGFDTLAGSPVGQEMLRQKATVVVQEVAQKEVGKPVVDQLLFTNFVLQ, encoded by the coding sequence ATGGCAAAAACCGAAGACACGAAAGAACCCGGCGCCAAGAAGGGCAAGCTCAAGCTGATCCTGCTGCTGGTCGTTGGCCTGCTGCTGGCCGTCGGCCTGTCCGTGGGCGCCACCTGGTTCTTCATGCACAAGAGCGAACCGGCCCCGGCTGCCGATCCGGCGCAGGCCAACGCCAAGCCGGCGGCGATCTACGAGGCACTTACCCCCGCCTTCGTGGTCAACTTCAACCAGAACGGCCGTCAGCGCTACATGCAGGTAAGCATCACCTTGCAGGCGCGCAACCAGGCCGACCTGGACGCGCTCAAGGTGCACATGCCGGTGATTCGCAACAACCTGGTGATGATGTTCTCCGGGCAGGGCTTCGACACCCTGGCCGGCAGCCCGGTCGGCCAGGAGATGCTACGCCAGAAGGCCACCGTGGTCGTCCAGGAAGTAGCGCAGAAGGAAGTCGGCAAGCCGGTCGTGGATCAGCTGCTGTTCACCAACTTCGTATTGCAGTAG
- a CDS encoding flagellar hook-length control protein codes for MPVASNPLLQTGPATASVTARATASEKASQAGNDRASGFDQVMARQAKPGAAPRADTPERARGDERKVEADGRQAEASQAAEGGKSLPVDERDTVDAAAVDSTDARLVAGQVTDAPPGAQMMQAQAEAVAGLPLAPPQATTSDEDAAEGESFDPSGDPLADLPALRLALQHSAERQGTTSAHAREETDASPGDGRGAVNTLATLDLAAEGEAGASEQGDKAFGALIDSGLKDIKGAGQDTRVDDFANRLAALTQAVPHKTEAALPSNPLQQPLALNQSAWSEGLVNRVMYLSSQNLKSADIQLEPAELGRLDIRVNMATDQATQITFVSGHAGVRDTLDSQLHRLRELFTQQGLAQPDVSVADQSRSQQQQQAQQQGETRLSGVAARRAEAEGQGGEREAVGTVAERQVVMGSSAVDYYA; via the coding sequence ATGCCCGTTGCGTCCAATCCCCTGTTGCAGACCGGCCCTGCGACCGCGTCCGTCACTGCCCGCGCCACCGCGTCCGAAAAAGCCTCGCAGGCGGGCAACGACCGTGCCTCGGGCTTCGACCAGGTCATGGCCCGACAGGCCAAGCCAGGCGCTGCGCCGCGTGCGGACACGCCCGAGCGGGCCCGCGGCGATGAGCGCAAGGTCGAGGCGGATGGACGGCAAGCCGAGGCCTCGCAGGCGGCTGAGGGCGGCAAGTCCTTGCCGGTCGACGAGCGCGATACGGTCGATGCCGCTGCGGTCGATTCGACCGATGCGCGCCTGGTGGCCGGCCAGGTGACCGATGCACCGCCTGGGGCGCAGATGATGCAGGCCCAGGCCGAAGCGGTCGCCGGCTTGCCCCTGGCGCCGCCTCAGGCCACGACCAGCGATGAAGACGCGGCGGAAGGCGAGTCGTTCGACCCCAGCGGTGACCCCCTGGCCGACCTGCCGGCCTTGCGCCTGGCCCTGCAGCACAGCGCCGAGCGTCAGGGCACCACCTCGGCCCATGCCCGTGAAGAAACTGACGCTTCTCCAGGGGATGGCCGGGGCGCCGTCAATACCTTGGCGACGCTAGACCTGGCTGCCGAGGGGGAGGCGGGTGCGTCCGAGCAAGGTGACAAGGCCTTCGGTGCGCTGATCGACAGCGGTCTGAAAGACATCAAGGGTGCAGGCCAGGACACCCGTGTCGACGATTTCGCCAACCGCCTGGCCGCCCTGACCCAGGCCGTGCCCCACAAGACCGAAGCCGCCTTGCCGAGCAATCCGCTGCAGCAGCCGCTGGCCCTGAACCAGAGCGCCTGGAGCGAAGGCCTGGTCAATCGCGTCATGTACCTGTCCAGCCAGAACCTCAAGTCGGCCGACATCCAGCTCGAACCCGCCGAACTGGGCCGCCTGGACATCCGTGTGAACATGGCCACCGACCAGGCGACCCAGATCACCTTCGTCAGCGGCCATGCCGGCGTGCGCGACACCCTCGACAGCCAGCTGCACCGGCTGCGCGAGCTGTTCACCCAGCAGGGCCTGGCCCAGCCGGACGTGAGCGTGGCCGACCAGTCTCGTAGCCAGCAACAGCAGCAGGCGCAACAGCAGGGCGAGACACGTCTGTCGGGCGTGGCAGCCCGCCGTGCGGAAGCCGAAGGGCAGGGTGGGGAGCGCGAGGCGGTGGGCACGGTGGCTGAGCGGCAGGTGGTGATGGGGAGTAGTGCGGTGGATTACTACGCGTAG
- a CDS encoding histidine kinase, whose amino-acid sequence MSEHHIDHKVLSDLRDVMEDGYLQLLEIFLEDSQRRLSQLHDAKDAGELGQAAHSFKGSSSNMGAVGLAELCRQLEERTRQLPLYGIEDLINQIDQEYQEVQRFYSGERERFSAV is encoded by the coding sequence GTGTCAGAGCATCATATCGATCACAAGGTCCTGAGCGACCTGCGGGACGTCATGGAAGATGGCTACCTTCAGCTGCTGGAGATCTTCCTGGAAGATTCCCAGCGGCGTCTGTCGCAGCTGCACGATGCCAAGGACGCGGGCGAGCTGGGCCAGGCGGCCCATAGCTTCAAGGGCAGCAGCAGCAACATGGGGGCCGTGGGCCTGGCCGAGCTGTGCCGCCAGCTCGAGGAGCGTACCCGGCAATTGCCCTTGTATGGCATCGAGGACCTGATCAACCAGATCGATCAGGAATACCAGGAAGTGCAGCGGTTCTACAGCGGCGAGCGCGAGCGATTTTCAGCGGTCTGA